A region of Tachyglossus aculeatus isolate mTacAcu1 chromosome X4, mTacAcu1.pri, whole genome shotgun sequence DNA encodes the following proteins:
- the LOC119948171 gene encoding protein dpy-30 homolog yields MEPEQLLEGQTPVSENSHSEYGLKENVEQIVENEKINAEKTSKQKVDLQSLPTRAYLDHTVIRILLQGLVLAEERIPA; encoded by the coding sequence ATGGAGCCTGAGCAGCTGCTGGAGGGACAGACGCCGGTTTCGGAAAATTCTCATTCCGAATACGGCCTCAAAGAAAATGTCGAGCAGATAGTAGAAAATGAGAAGATCAATGCGGAAAAGACATCAAAGCAGAAGGTGGACCTTCAGTCATTGCCAACACGGGCCTATCTGGATCATACAGTTATACGTATCTTATTACAGGGACTTGTGCTTGCAGAGGAGAGGATTCCTGCTTAG